A window of Streptomyces sp. DG1A-41 contains these coding sequences:
- a CDS encoding low molecular weight phosphatase family protein — protein MPPFRVLVVCTGNVYRSPLAECLLRHRLFEHRRMLHLSSAGTGAVEGTPMAAAVASFLLGRGVQPCGTGSRRLTKEMVENADLVLGAATEHREAAVRLSPVRALSRAFTAREFAQLVRPEDAAGVVDTAARFPALVKGAAARRGVMPAHTGEIDVMDPLGAPAEHVHQCLAQIDEVVGQIASAMRTG, from the coding sequence ATGCCCCCGTTCCGCGTACTCGTGGTGTGCACCGGCAACGTCTATCGCTCTCCGCTTGCCGAGTGCCTGCTCAGGCATCGGCTGTTCGAGCATCGGCGTATGCTCCATCTGAGCAGCGCGGGAACCGGTGCCGTTGAGGGCACGCCCATGGCGGCTGCTGTTGCCTCCTTCCTCCTCGGCCGTGGCGTGCAGCCCTGCGGGACGGGTTCCCGCCGCCTGACCAAGGAGATGGTGGAGAACGCGGACCTGGTGCTGGGCGCTGCCACGGAGCATCGTGAGGCCGCTGTGCGGCTGTCCCCTGTGCGCGCGTTGTCCCGTGCATTCACCGCCCGGGAATTCGCTCAGCTGGTGCGACCAGAGGACGCCGCAGGTGTGGTGGATACCGCCGCACGGTTTCCGGCCCTCGTCAAGGGCGCGGCCGCTCGCCGCGGTGTCATGCCGGCGCACACCGGTGAGATCGACGTGATGGACCCTCTTGGCGCTCCTGCAGAACATGTACATCAGTGCCTGGCCCAGATCGACGAGGTGGTGGGACAGATCGCCTCTGCCATGCGGACCGGATAG
- the pdxH gene encoding pyridoxamine 5'-phosphate oxidase: MTDRDAVPFDLASMRKQYRAEGLSENELAATPVEQFARWFKQAATDGGLFEPNAMIVSTADAEGRPSSRTVLLKHFDEQGFVFYTNYDSRKARDLAENPYVSLLFPWHPMARQVIVTGVARRTGRDETAAYFRTRPHGSQLGAWASAQSSVIATRADIDGAYAELAARYPEGEQVPVPPNWGGFRVAPQTVEFWQGRENRLHDRLRYVERADGSWHVERLSP, from the coding sequence GTGACCGACCGCGACGCCGTCCCCTTCGACCTGGCCTCGATGCGCAAGCAGTACCGAGCCGAGGGCCTCTCCGAGAACGAGCTGGCCGCCACCCCCGTCGAGCAGTTCGCGCGCTGGTTCAAACAGGCCGCGACGGACGGCGGGCTGTTCGAGCCGAACGCCATGATCGTCTCGACGGCCGACGCCGAGGGGCGGCCCAGCTCCCGCACGGTGCTGCTGAAGCACTTCGACGAGCAGGGCTTCGTCTTCTACACGAACTACGACTCCCGCAAGGCACGTGACCTGGCGGAGAACCCGTACGTCTCCCTGCTGTTCCCCTGGCATCCGATGGCCCGGCAGGTCATCGTGACCGGGGTCGCGCGGCGCACCGGGCGGGACGAGACGGCCGCGTACTTCCGGACCCGCCCGCACGGCTCCCAGCTCGGCGCGTGGGCCAGCGCGCAGTCCTCGGTGATCGCCACCCGCGCCGACATCGACGGGGCGTACGCCGAACTGGCCGCCCGCTATCCCGAGGGCGAGCAGGTACCCGTACCGCCGAACTGGGGCGGCTTCCGGGTGGCCCCGCAGACGGTGGAGTTCTGGCAGGGCCGCGAGAACCGGCTGCACGACCGGTTGCGGTACGTGGAGCGGGCCGACGGCAGCTGGCACGTGGAGCGGCTCAGTCCCTAA
- a CDS encoding MraY family glycosyltransferase has protein sequence MSSALWTAGAGAAALLLALVLTEPLRRFAVLRGITDRPTARKAHTRPTPYLGGVAVAVATLAAGMAAALARGVLDPALAVLLGCGTIVCALGLVDDLRQLGPRIRLCVETSAAATVVLVGGHPTLFGGAFDAVLAVLWIVFMTNAFNLLDNMDGVASSLCAVIGGLVCLTVASGGPGVVMAALAGACLGFLFHNRHPARIFLGDAGSLFLGFTLSSGVMVLHRGADGLSVPVVLLLVTLIPTVDTVLVMTSRYRESRPLLQGGTDHMTHRLRRMGMTVQQVVRALCLVAALGCLAGALVTHGAVAPGGALVGAVLVGAVAVRLLLRVPSTAGFPQHTEARASAPGRTARPVGTLRRGGTPGRRVQSADVPHSREVGKTSAMFPAASGPPAPNPSRD, from the coding sequence GTGAGTTCGGCGCTCTGGACGGCGGGAGCAGGCGCTGCGGCGCTGCTGCTCGCACTCGTGCTCACGGAGCCCTTGCGGCGCTTCGCCGTGCTCCGTGGGATCACCGACCGGCCCACCGCCCGCAAGGCGCACACCCGGCCGACGCCCTATCTGGGGGGTGTCGCGGTCGCGGTCGCCACCCTAGCCGCGGGTATGGCCGCCGCGCTCGCCCGCGGTGTCCTCGACCCGGCTCTCGCGGTGCTGCTCGGTTGCGGGACGATCGTGTGCGCCCTCGGGCTCGTCGACGATCTGCGCCAGCTCGGCCCGCGCATCCGGTTGTGCGTCGAGACGTCGGCTGCCGCGACGGTAGTCCTGGTGGGGGGGCATCCGACGCTCTTCGGCGGCGCGTTCGACGCGGTGCTCGCCGTCCTGTGGATCGTCTTCATGACGAACGCGTTCAACCTGCTGGACAACATGGACGGCGTGGCTTCCTCGCTGTGTGCTGTCATCGGCGGACTGGTCTGCCTCACCGTCGCGTCCGGCGGCCCTGGCGTAGTGATGGCGGCCCTGGCCGGAGCCTGTCTCGGCTTCCTCTTCCACAACCGGCACCCGGCACGCATCTTCCTCGGAGACGCGGGTTCTCTCTTTCTCGGCTTCACGTTGTCCTCCGGGGTGATGGTGCTCCACCGGGGTGCCGACGGCCTGTCCGTTCCCGTCGTACTTCTGCTGGTCACTCTGATCCCGACGGTGGACACCGTACTGGTGATGACGTCCCGCTACCGGGAGTCGAGGCCGCTGCTGCAGGGCGGCACGGATCACATGACCCACCGGCTGCGACGGATGGGGATGACGGTCCAGCAGGTTGTGCGTGCCCTCTGCCTCGTCGCGGCCCTGGGCTGCCTGGCCGGGGCGCTCGTGACGCACGGGGCGGTCGCTCCAGGGGGCGCGCTCGTCGGCGCCGTCCTGGTGGGCGCCGTGGCGGTGCGGCTGCTGCTCAGGGTCCCCTCCACTGCAGGCTTTCCCCAGCACACCGAGGCCCGGGCCAGTGCTCCGGGACGCACGGCGCGTCCGGTCGGGACACTGAGGCGCGGCGGAACGCCCGGGCGTCGCGTCCAGTCGGCAGACGTACCGCACAGTCGGGAAGTCGGCAAGACCAGCGCGATGTTCCCCGCGGCCAGCGGTCCGCCGGCACCGAACCCGAGCCGGGACTGA
- a CDS encoding glycosyltransferase — MAAADALVLSSHHEAMPVVVMEAIASGVPVVAPAIGGIPDLVRDGDNGVLVQPGSPQRLAEAVLRAMRPEVHAALSAGALADTSSVDVATTAEWFDDVYAALADGARRRRAAAA; from the coding sequence GTGGCGGCGGCCGACGCCCTGGTGCTGTCGTCGCACCACGAAGCGATGCCCGTGGTGGTCATGGAGGCCATCGCGTCCGGCGTGCCCGTGGTGGCCCCGGCGATCGGAGGCATCCCCGACCTGGTCCGCGACGGTGACAACGGCGTCCTCGTCCAGCCCGGGTCCCCGCAACGGCTGGCCGAGGCCGTCCTGCGCGCCATGCGTCCCGAGGTGCACGCGGCGCTCTCCGCCGGAGCGCTGGCCGACACCTCTTCGGTGGACGTGGCCACCACCGCCGAATGGTTCGACGACGTCTACGCGGCCTTGGCGGACGGGGCTCGCAGGCGGCGGGCAGCAGCAGCCTGA
- a CDS encoding nucleotide sugar dehydrogenase, whose protein sequence is MRQSSRTSESKLVVVGLGYVGLPLAMRAVEAGFSVIGVDTDELRVKRLGACDSYIEGVDGASLVAAADSGRFRATTDYKTIDALDVCVITVPTPLREGAPDLGFVECAGRSIAPHLSPGSTVILESTTYPGTTECLLRPLLEAGSGLEAGQDFHLGYSPERIDPGNPDWHLENTPKVISGIDEASLGSIERFYASIVERTVPVSSCRTAELTKLLENTFRHVNIALVNEMAMISRQLGADIWEAVEAASTKPFGFMPFRPGPGVGGHCLPVDPSYLSWQVKRLLRQDVRFVTLANEINDHMPDHVVRRITHGLNKRGKSVNGSRVLQLGLSYKKNTGDIRESPALVIARSLLALGAQLVVAEPLTDSYLLPPDITRVELTEAEVRTADVVLVTTDHDAFDYALVEEAASYVLDTRNRCRGERVEVL, encoded by the coding sequence GTGCGTCAGAGCAGCCGTACGAGCGAGAGCAAGCTGGTCGTTGTCGGCCTGGGATACGTGGGTCTGCCACTGGCCATGCGGGCCGTCGAAGCCGGCTTTTCCGTCATCGGTGTGGACACTGATGAGTTGCGTGTCAAGCGCCTGGGCGCCTGCGACTCCTACATCGAGGGCGTCGACGGCGCGAGCCTTGTGGCCGCGGCGGACAGCGGCCGCTTCCGCGCCACCACCGACTACAAAACGATCGACGCTCTCGACGTTTGCGTCATCACCGTGCCGACCCCGCTGCGCGAGGGCGCACCCGATCTGGGCTTTGTGGAGTGCGCCGGTCGGAGCATCGCCCCCCACCTCAGCCCCGGCTCCACCGTGATCCTGGAGTCCACCACGTATCCCGGGACGACCGAGTGCCTGCTGCGGCCGCTGCTGGAGGCGGGCAGCGGGCTGGAGGCCGGTCAGGACTTCCACCTCGGCTACTCCCCTGAGCGCATCGACCCCGGGAACCCCGACTGGCACCTGGAGAACACGCCCAAGGTGATCTCGGGGATCGACGAGGCCTCGCTCGGTAGCATCGAGCGCTTCTACGCCTCCATCGTGGAGCGCACCGTGCCCGTGAGCTCCTGCCGCACCGCCGAGCTGACCAAGCTGCTGGAGAACACCTTCCGGCACGTCAACATCGCGTTGGTCAACGAGATGGCCATGATCTCGCGGCAGTTGGGGGCGGACATCTGGGAGGCGGTCGAGGCCGCGAGTACCAAGCCGTTCGGTTTCATGCCGTTCAGGCCCGGGCCGGGGGTGGGCGGCCACTGTCTGCCCGTGGACCCCTCCTATCTGTCGTGGCAGGTCAAGAGACTGCTGAGGCAGGACGTCCGGTTCGTCACGCTGGCCAATGAGATCAACGATCACATGCCCGACCACGTCGTCCGGCGGATCACCCACGGTCTGAACAAGCGCGGCAAGTCGGTCAATGGCTCCCGCGTGCTGCAACTCGGCCTGTCCTACAAGAAGAACACCGGCGACATCCGAGAGTCGCCCGCTCTTGTCATCGCCCGGTCGCTACTCGCTCTCGGCGCCCAACTGGTCGTGGCCGAGCCGCTTACCGACTCGTATCTCCTTCCCCCGGACATCACCCGGGTGGAGCTCACCGAGGCGGAGGTCCGGACCGCCGACGTGGTCCTGGTGACGACCGACCACGACGCCTTCGACTACGCGCTCGTCGAGGAGGCCGCCTCCTACGTGCTGGACACTCGCAACCGCTGCCGGGGCGAGCGTGTGGAAGTCCTCTGA
- a CDS encoding TetR/AcrR family transcriptional regulator — protein sequence MGGVSTVDRPERVPKQDRSRATRQRLLEAAVACLAEHGWAGSTVSVVAERAGVSRGAAQHHFPTREDLFTAAVEYVAEERSTALRALFPEGAAGDRHAVVAALVDLYTGPLFRAALHLWVAASDEDQLRPRVTELESRVGRETHRIAVDLLAADESVPGVRETVQGLLDMARGLGLANLLTDDTARRKRVVDQWAGLLEETLGSSR from the coding sequence ATGGGCGGTGTGAGCACGGTCGACCGGCCGGAGCGAGTCCCCAAGCAGGACCGCAGCCGGGCCACCCGGCAGCGGCTCCTGGAAGCGGCCGTGGCCTGCCTCGCCGAACACGGCTGGGCCGGTTCCACGGTCTCCGTCGTCGCCGAACGCGCCGGCGTCTCCCGCGGCGCCGCCCAGCACCACTTCCCGACCCGGGAGGACCTCTTCACGGCGGCCGTCGAGTACGTCGCCGAGGAACGCTCCACGGCCCTGCGCGCCCTGTTCCCCGAGGGCGCGGCCGGAGACCGCCACGCGGTCGTCGCCGCCCTGGTCGACCTCTACACGGGACCGCTGTTCCGCGCTGCCCTCCACCTCTGGGTGGCAGCCTCCGACGAGGACCAGCTCCGCCCCCGCGTCACCGAACTCGAATCCCGCGTGGGCCGCGAGACCCACCGCATAGCCGTCGACCTCCTGGCCGCCGACGAATCCGTCCCCGGTGTCCGCGAAACCGTCCAGGGCCTGCTCGACATGGCCCGCGGCCTGGGCCTGGCCAACCTCCTCACGGACGACACGGCGCGCCGGAAACGCGTGGTCGACCAGTGGGCGGGACTGCTGGAGGAGACGCTGGGCAGCAGCCGTTAG
- a CDS encoding DUF4012 domain-containing protein → MPGSTWPQAVGHAHTQLVRLLDRIVPATADAAVAARVLPPVLGQHSPRRYFVVVQNTAEVRGTGGMPGAFAVLTADRGQLDFEALGNDDAVTGANPKVDLGAEFTARYGRAQPTRYWANSNLSPHFPHAARIWAATWHQRSGRQVDGVVGLDPTVLSRLLSVTGPGRLADGTQLTAGNVLDLAERTGYARYPDDAQRKAFLLDVARTATGSLVNALQDPRRLAGLVRAAYGEAAEGRLKMWSAREDEQRLLATRPWGGTFPDDPGPFAGLVINNAAGGKLDYYLERELSWTPGRCTSRGRLVTARITLRNAAPTSGLPAYVTQRGDKPPYKTRPGDNRLLVSYYASVGAHLTGASLDGRPTNVGSGVERRHPVYTLDVELPAQGARILTLDLVEPISDREPVLWRQPLVTPLRAHVGSYPACGD, encoded by the coding sequence ATGCCCGGCAGCACATGGCCCCAGGCGGTCGGTCACGCACACACGCAACTCGTCCGGCTGCTCGACCGGATCGTGCCCGCCACGGCAGATGCCGCAGTGGCCGCCCGGGTACTGCCGCCGGTGCTGGGACAGCACAGCCCTCGGCGGTACTTCGTCGTCGTGCAGAACACGGCGGAAGTCCGTGGCACCGGCGGCATGCCCGGGGCCTTCGCCGTGCTCACCGCCGACCGGGGACAACTGGACTTCGAGGCCCTCGGCAACGACGACGCGGTAACGGGCGCGAACCCCAAGGTCGATCTGGGAGCCGAGTTCACCGCTCGCTACGGCCGGGCCCAGCCCACCCGGTACTGGGCCAACTCCAACCTCAGCCCACACTTCCCCCACGCCGCCCGTATCTGGGCGGCAACCTGGCACCAGCGCAGCGGTCGGCAGGTGGACGGGGTCGTAGGCCTGGACCCCACCGTTCTGTCCCGACTGCTCAGCGTGACAGGTCCGGGACGACTGGCCGACGGCACGCAGCTCACCGCCGGCAATGTGCTGGATCTTGCGGAACGCACCGGCTACGCGCGCTACCCCGACGACGCGCAGCGCAAGGCGTTCCTCCTGGATGTGGCGCGCACGGCGACCGGCAGCCTGGTGAACGCCCTCCAGGACCCGCGGCGGCTCGCCGGACTGGTCAGGGCCGCTTATGGCGAGGCGGCCGAGGGACGGCTGAAGATGTGGAGTGCCCGGGAGGACGAGCAGCGTCTTCTGGCCACCCGGCCCTGGGGCGGCACGTTTCCCGACGATCCCGGTCCCTTCGCCGGACTCGTCATCAACAACGCCGCCGGCGGGAAGCTCGACTACTACCTCGAGCGGGAGCTGAGCTGGACCCCGGGCCGCTGCACGTCTCGTGGCCGGCTCGTCACCGCACGGATCACGCTCAGGAACGCGGCTCCGACGTCAGGACTTCCCGCGTACGTCACCCAGCGGGGCGACAAGCCGCCGTACAAGACCCGGCCGGGCGACAATCGGCTGCTGGTCTCCTACTACGCCAGCGTCGGCGCACACCTCACCGGCGCGTCCCTCGACGGTCGGCCCACCAACGTGGGAAGTGGCGTGGAGCGACGGCACCCGGTCTACACGCTGGATGTGGAACTGCCCGCGCAAGGCGCCCGGATCCTCACGCTCGACCTGGTCGAGCCGATCAGCGACCGCGAACCCGTACTCTGGCGCCAGCCGCTGGTCACACCGCTGCGGGCGCATGTGGGGTCCTACCCGGCGTGCGGCGACTGA
- a CDS encoding NAD-dependent epimerase/dehydratase family protein, protein MDHCSKYLVTGGAGFIGSHLVDALLAEGHRVVVLDDLSTGQPGNIARAEANPLFSFVRGSVLDAPLVDRLVQECDSVIHLAAAVGVKLIVEQPLTSFITNTKGTETVIESAYRHERRILIASTSEIYGKNSSGRLTETSDRILGSPSVARWSYSTAKAVDEIMACLYHRERGLRSTVVRFFNTVGPRQSPAYGMVIPRFARQAVRGEPLTIHASGRQRRCFLHVADAVAALLLLLERPGTEGEIFNIGADDEISIRELADLIITQAKSPSPVEHLSYDEAYGPGFEDMERRVPDTTKLRVLTGWRPRRTLSDILSDAIADARAEWHGNLPAPVPAALEHSGQRVPAAGTLVSETALAAPWPA, encoded by the coding sequence ATGGATCATTGTTCGAAATACCTGGTTACCGGCGGGGCTGGCTTCATCGGCTCCCATCTCGTCGACGCGCTGCTGGCCGAGGGGCACCGCGTGGTGGTCCTCGACGACCTCTCCACCGGGCAACCGGGAAACATCGCCCGGGCGGAGGCGAATCCGCTTTTCAGCTTCGTGCGCGGCTCCGTTCTGGACGCGCCGCTCGTCGACAGGCTGGTGCAGGAGTGCGATTCTGTCATTCATTTGGCTGCCGCCGTAGGGGTCAAACTCATTGTCGAACAGCCGTTGACATCCTTCATCACGAACACGAAGGGCACTGAAACGGTCATCGAGTCCGCGTACCGCCATGAACGCAGGATCCTGATCGCGAGCACCTCGGAAATCTACGGAAAGAATTCCTCCGGACGGCTCACCGAGACCTCCGACCGCATCCTGGGCAGCCCTTCCGTGGCCCGTTGGTCGTACAGCACAGCCAAGGCAGTGGACGAGATCATGGCCTGTCTCTACCACCGTGAGCGAGGGCTGCGGTCGACCGTGGTCCGGTTCTTCAACACCGTGGGGCCCCGCCAGAGTCCGGCGTACGGAATGGTCATCCCGCGCTTCGCCCGGCAGGCGGTCCGAGGGGAGCCCCTCACGATCCATGCGAGCGGCCGTCAAAGACGCTGCTTCCTGCATGTCGCCGACGCCGTCGCGGCTCTGCTGCTCCTGCTGGAACGCCCGGGCACGGAAGGAGAGATCTTCAACATCGGCGCGGACGACGAGATCAGCATCCGGGAGCTCGCCGACCTGATCATCACTCAGGCCAAGAGCCCTTCCCCGGTGGAGCATCTGTCGTACGACGAAGCGTACGGACCAGGTTTCGAGGACATGGAACGCCGAGTCCCGGACACCACGAAGCTCCGCGTCCTGACCGGCTGGCGGCCTCGGCGCACGCTCTCCGACATCCTCTCGGACGCGATCGCGGATGCCCGTGCCGAATGGCACGGCAACCTGCCGGCGCCCGTACCGGCGGCCTTGGAGCACTCGGGACAGCGTGTCCCGGCGGCCGGCACACTCGTTTCCGAGACCGCCCTGGCAGCACCATGGCCGGCGTGA